AGGTCGAGCTGGTCGTCGCCGAGGTCGGCGCCGAGCCGGAGGGCGACCAGATCTACCGGCTGCCGCACGACGGCTCGATCGTGGACGAGCACGGTTCGGTCGCGGTCGGCGGCAACGCGGAGCAGATCGGCTCCTTCCTGGACCAGCGGCACCGGGACGGCATGTCCCTGGCCGAGGCCCTGAAGCTGGCCGTGCAGGCGCTCTCGCGGGACACCAACGGCAGCGAGCGGGAGATCCCCGCGGAGCGCCTCGAGGTGGCGGTCCTGGACCGTACGCGCCCGCAGCAGCGCAAGTTCAAGCGGATCGTCGGCAGGCAGCTGTCGCGCCTCCTGGAGGCGGACAACGCCGCCGCGGCGAGGACGGACGAGCCCTCGGACGAGGTTCCGGAGGAGTAGACGGCCCGAGTCCCGTCCGGACTCTGCCTGAGTTCTGCCCGAGAGGCCCCGGTGCGCGCGAGCGGACCGGGGCCTCTCGCCGCTCCGGGGAAGTGCGGCTCAGACGGCCGGCGCGGGTCCTGAGGAGCCGCGGGGGACCAGGGTGACCGGGAGGTCGTCAGGCTGCGGCGGCTCGCCCGAGAGGACGGCCAGGAGGGCCGCCATGCCCCGCTCGCCGATGCGCTCGGCGGGCAGCGAGACGGTGGTCAGCTCCGGTTCGACGGCGGTCGCGAGCGCGAGGTCGTCGAAGCCGGTGACCGAGACGTCCTCGGGGACCCGCAGCCCGAGGCGCCGGAGGGCCTTGCAGGCACCCGCCGCGAGGATGTCGTCGTCGCACACGAGGGCCGTGGGGCGAGGACCGGGGGCCGCGAGGGCGCGCTCGGTGGCGGCCATGGCGCCGTGCACGTCGAGGGGCGCGCGGACGGTCCGTACCGACACGCCGGCGAGGGCCTCGGCGAGCGCGGCGGCGCGGACGTCGAAGGTCCAGGACGGCACGGCGGACGCGAGGTGGACGAAGCGCCGATGGCCGAGGGCGAGCAGATGGCCCGTGACCTGGCGCATGCCGTCCGCGATGTCGAGATTGACGTGGGCGGCGGCGCCGGTGTCGGCCGGGTCGCTGTCGAGCATGACCAGGGGCAGGTCGGTGCCCCGGAAGGCCTTCAGGGCGTCCGAGGCCATCGAGGAGGCGATGATCCCGTCGAGCGCCGCGCGGGCCGAGGCGAAGGGGTCCTTGGCGGGGCCGACGCCGTCGGGGGAGGGGTACAGGACCACGCCGAAGCCGTGCCGGGCGGCGACCGTCGCCGCGCCCGTGTAGACGCGGGCGAAGAACTCGTTGGTGAGCGCCGGGACGACGAGCAGGGCCGTACGGGTGTGGCCGAGGCGGAGGTTGCGGGCGGCGAGGTTGGGGCGGTAGCCGAGGCTCCGCGCCGCCTCCCGCACGGTGTCGGCGGTGCGCTCGGAGACGCGCCCGCGCCACTTGTCGCCGAGGACGAGCGACACGGTGGCCTGCGAGACGCCCGCGACCCGGGCGACGTCCCGGCTGGTCGGGCGCGTGCCGCCGAGCGGCTCCGGGGTCTGCACACAAGCCTCCGCGTCGGACGGGTCCCGGTACGCCCCGCGGCGCCGGGGGCGTCCCGGGTGCTTCGGTACATCGGGTGGGATCCGGACACTACCCGGTCGCTCCCAGGTCGCGGGGTGGACCCGCGCACGGCCGACATGGTACGTATGACCTCGACGTTATACGTAAAACCTCGGCGGGGTCCGGGGGTGAGGGGAGACGACATGGCCACCGAGGCCACGGCACACGGCGGCTATCTCGACATACTCCGGGCACCGCACGCGGCCCGGCTCCTCGCCGGCACGCTCGTCGGGCGCCTGCCCAACGGCGTCGGCCCGATTGCCCTCACCCTCTTCGTCCGCGACCAGGGCGGCAGCTACACGCTCGCCGGCGGCCTCATCGCCGCCTACGGCGTCGCCACCGCCGTCGGCCAGCCCCTCCTCGGCCGCGCCGTCGACCTCAAGGGCCAGCCGCGCGTCCAGCTGCCCGCCGCCGTCCTCTCCGCGCTCGGCATGGTCCTGCTGGCCTTCACCGGCATCGGCAACCTCGGCCTGGCCTACGCGGCCGTCGTCCTCGCCGGCCTCTTCACCCCGCCCCTCGAGGGCGGCCTGCGCGCCCTCTGGCCGAGCGTCCTCGGCCGCGAGGACCGGGTCCACCGCGCCTACGCCCTCGACGCGGTCGCCCAGGAGGTCATGTTCACCGTCGGGCCCCTCCTGCTGACCCTCCTCGTCTCCCTCTGGTCGCCCGCCGCCGCCCTCCTCGTCATCAACGCCCTCGGCGTCCTCGGCGCCCTCGCCGTGGTCCTCTCCAAGCCCTCCCGCACCTGGCGTTCCGCGCCCCGCGAGGCCCACTGGCTGGGAGCCCTGCGCTCGCCCGGGCTCCTCGCCCTCCTCGGCTCCTTCTTCTTCGTCGGCCTCGCCCTCGGCTCCATCACCGTCGCCGCCGTCTCCTACGCCGACGACCTGGGCACCCCCTCCGTCTACGGCTGGCTGATGGCCGCCCTCGGCCTCGGCGCCCTCCTCGGCGGCGTCGCCTACGGCGCCCGCACCTGGACCGGAGCGCCCGAGAAGCGGCTGCGGGTCCTCGTCCTGCTCCTCGCGCTCTGCTACCTGCCGCTCACCCTGACCCCCGGCCCGGTCGCCATGACCGGCCTCTCGGTCCTCTCGGGTGTCTTCCTCGCCCCGGTCCTCGCCTGCGCGTTCATCGTCGTCGACCGGCACGCCCCGGCCGGCACCGTCACCGAGGCCTTCTCCTGGCTCGTCACGACCTTCGGCGTCGGCTCGGCCCTCGGCTCTGCGGCTGCGGGACCCGCCGTCGAACTCGCCGGAACCGCCACCGGATTCGCCGTTGCCGGAGCGGGCGGCCTCATCGCCCTCCTCGTCCTCCTCGCCACCGGGCGAGTCCTCCACGTACCCGTGAGCCCGGCGGGGCCGGTGGTCCAGGCCGAATCCGACGCGCGACACGCCGTCAGTGCGGGCGGCCCCACCCCCGTACACACGGAAAAGAACACGCACTGATCGGAAAATGATCGAAACGGGAACGCCCAACCCGGTTTCATCACACGCCGTCAGGCGTAATGTTCAGACATGGACCGCCGCATTTTCGGGCTGGAGAACGAGTACGGCGTCACGTGCACGTTCAGGGGACA
The sequence above is a segment of the Streptomyces sp. NBC_01255 genome. Coding sequences within it:
- a CDS encoding LacI family DNA-binding transcriptional regulator, with the protein product MQTPEPLGGTRPTSRDVARVAGVSQATVSLVLGDKWRGRVSERTADTVREAARSLGYRPNLAARNLRLGHTRTALLVVPALTNEFFARVYTGAATVAARHGFGVVLYPSPDGVGPAKDPFASARAALDGIIASSMASDALKAFRGTDLPLVMLDSDPADTGAAAHVNLDIADGMRQVTGHLLALGHRRFVHLASAVPSWTFDVRAAALAEALAGVSVRTVRAPLDVHGAMAATERALAAPGPRPTALVCDDDILAAGACKALRRLGLRVPEDVSVTGFDDLALATAVEPELTTVSLPAERIGERGMAALLAVLSGEPPQPDDLPVTLVPRGSSGPAPAV
- a CDS encoding MFS transporter, which codes for MATEATAHGGYLDILRAPHAARLLAGTLVGRLPNGVGPIALTLFVRDQGGSYTLAGGLIAAYGVATAVGQPLLGRAVDLKGQPRVQLPAAVLSALGMVLLAFTGIGNLGLAYAAVVLAGLFTPPLEGGLRALWPSVLGREDRVHRAYALDAVAQEVMFTVGPLLLTLLVSLWSPAAALLVINALGVLGALAVVLSKPSRTWRSAPREAHWLGALRSPGLLALLGSFFFVGLALGSITVAAVSYADDLGTPSVYGWLMAALGLGALLGGVAYGARTWTGAPEKRLRVLVLLLALCYLPLTLTPGPVAMTGLSVLSGVFLAPVLACAFIVVDRHAPAGTVTEAFSWLVTTFGVGSALGSAAAGPAVELAGTATGFAVAGAGGLIALLVLLATGRVLHVPVSPAGPVVQAESDARHAVSAGGPTPVHTEKNTH
- the prcA gene encoding proteasome subunit alpha — protein: MSTPFYVSPQQAMADRAEYARKGIARGRSLVVLQYTDGIVFVGENPSRALHKFSEIYDRIGFAAAGKYNEYENLRIGGVRYADLRGYTYDRDDVTARGLANVYAQTLGTIFSSAGEKPYEVELVVAEVGAEPEGDQIYRLPHDGSIVDEHGSVAVGGNAEQIGSFLDQRHRDGMSLAEALKLAVQALSRDTNGSEREIPAERLEVAVLDRTRPQQRKFKRIVGRQLSRLLEADNAAAARTDEPSDEVPEE